A single region of the Triticum dicoccoides isolate Atlit2015 ecotype Zavitan chromosome 2B, WEW_v2.0, whole genome shotgun sequence genome encodes:
- the LOC119366509 gene encoding disease resistance protein Pik-2-like has translation MLMEGDEVSNRQLKVVSIVGFGGLGKTTLANAVYKRLKEKFNIQKQNQQFDFSAAFVSVSLNPSMEKIFKNLLYQLDKQKYENINEATWGEAQLISEIRAFLRNRRYLIVTDDIWDKSVWENIKYALPENEYGSKVITTTRILDVAQQANDVYRLEPLSIVDSRKLFYQRIYEAENKSPPNHLVEISERVLGRCGGVPLAILTIASLLSSKKGRSHTHEYWSKVYKSMGSGLDNSHDDVKNMRRILSVSYSDLHPHLKTCILHVSLYPEDYEIQTEELIWKWVGEGFVKNEQGRSLYEEGEDYFNELINKSLVQPVKFDNANKVCSCCVHDMVRDLITSLSTDENFLTTFGGQQPVYLPGKIRRLSIHTCVEDQLPTMGLTHVRSLSVSSPAFCLLPALSGLTDCKQVDNNHWKDICSLFHLRYLNLKGTSVTKIPQKIGNLQFLQVLDIRSTRIEEELPSTFIQLTRLLLFHMLDSITFAVPRWMCSMSFLFSLSITLETLGEEDLQVLGSIPSLSELFIQVKKPTQGRDKRLDVGSGYPFRCLTMFIFKSDTMELRFERGAMQSLQSLWLDFEDVQDTLLQFGDFILGLENLSSLEHIYVCFRKGNDTAEEMQSVRNSVQKEMDMNRNKPILMFPLTLEEEIRRQEELRRKAALKYLNAVRKEAIMLGGGANNAPQVTDRELRRLLVINQVIRGKDQDADLGT, from the exons ATGCTGATGGAGGGAGATGAGGTTTCCAACAGACAACTGAAGGTGGTCTCTATTGTTGGATTTGGTGGATTAGGCAAGACAACCCTTGCTAATGCAGTGTATAAGAGGCTTAAAGAGAAATTTAATATTCAAAAACAAAATCAGCAATTCGATTTTTCTGCTGCTTTTGTTTCAGTGTCTCTTAATCCTAGCATGGAGAAGATTTTCAAGAACTTGCTCTATCAACTTGACAAACAGAAGTACGAGAATATCAATGAGGCAACATGGGGTGAAGCGCAACTCATCAGCGAGATTAGAGCCTTCCTTAGAAACAGGAG GTACTTGATTGTTACTGATGACATATGGGATAAATCTGTCTGGGAAAATATCAAATATGCTTTGCCTGAAAATGAATATGGAAGTAAAGTAATCACAACAACTCGCATTCTTGATGTTGCCCAGCAAGCCAATGATGTTTACCGGCTGGAGCCTCTTTCTATTGTTGATTCAAGGAAGTTGTTCTACCAAAGAATATATGAGGCCGAGAACAAATCACCACCTAATCATTTGGTCGAAATATCCGAGAGAGTTTTAGGAAGATGTGGTGGAGTGCCGTTAGCTATCCTTACAATTGCTAGTTTGCTGTCCAGTAAAAAGGGAAGATCACACACGCATGAGTATTGGTCCAAGGTATACAAATCTATGGGTTCGGGCCTAGATAATAGTCATGATGATGTGAAGAACATGAGAAGGATATTATCAGTCAGTTACTCTGACCTACATCCTCACCTGAAGACTTGTATACTGCATGTTAGTTTGTACCCAGAGGATTATGAGATTCAAActgaagagttgatatggaagtggGTGGGTGAAGGTTTTGTTAAAAATGAACAGGGGAGGAGCTTATATGAGGAAGGAGAAGATTACTTCAACGAGCTTATTAATAAAAGCTTGGTCCAACCTGTAAAATTTGACAACGCGAATAAAGTGTGCTCTTGTTGTGTACACGATATGGTGCGTGACCTTATCACTTCCTTGTCAACTGACGAGAATTTCCTAACAACATTTGGTGGTCAGCAGCCAGTGTATCTACCAGGTAAGATCCGTCGACTGTCTATTCACACCTGCGTTGAAGATCAGCTGCCAACCATGGGCTTGACCCATGTGAGATCACTTAGTGTGTCTAGCCCAGCTTTCTGTCTATTGCCAGCACTTTCGGGTTTAACTGACTGCAAGCAAGTGGATAATAATCATTGGAAGGATATATGCAGTTTGTTTCACTTGAGATATCTGAATTTAAAGGGCACATCTGTCACTAAGATCCCCCAAAAGATTGGGAATCTGCAATTTCTGCAGGTGCTTGACATCAGGTCCACCAGAATAGAAGAAGAGTTGCCGTCAACCTTTATTCAACTGACACGACTGTTGTTATTCCACATGCTTGATAGCATCACTTTTGCAGTGCCGAGGTGGATGTGCTCCATGTCTTTCCTCTTCTCCCTAAGTATCACACTTGAAACACTGGGAGAGGAAGACCTTCAAGTTCTCGGGAGTATACCATCTCTCAGTGAACTGTTCATACAAGTGAAGAAACCTACACAAGGCAGAGACAAACGGTTGGATGTTGGCAGTGGTTATCCATTTCGGTGTTTAACAATGTTCATTTTCAAGAGTGATACCATGGAGTTGAGGTTTGAACGAGGAGCCATGCAAAGTCTCCAAAGCCTGTGGTTAGATTTTGAAGATGTGCAGGACACATTACTTCAGTTTGGTGATTTTATATTGGGTTTAGAGAATCTCTCTTCGCTTGAGCATATTTATGTTTGCTTCAGAAAAGGCAACGACACTGCAGAGGAGATGCAAAGTGTGAGAAATTCAGTTCAGAAAGAGATGGATATGAATCGAAACAAGCCCATACTGATGTTCCCACTAACATTGGAAGAG